In a single window of the Nitrospira sp. MA-1 genome:
- a CDS encoding DUF3631 domain-containing protein, protein MLSVLNAGFERGAVIERLEKGKGDKFEVKAFEVFGPKAFAGIERLADTLADRTFAIVLKRVSDRMPRFRADRLMEEIIEIRELLSLWVDEHEAAVISTYANLPTTLEVLKGFDDRFQDIAEPLCTLAMLADQERPEGPSILSKLATSLIASIVRREPTGREGAFQFFLDLVEPIISRRPYKEEDTGMRFISTQHLLQKCQEHPDLSWIESGAALAGLLRRFDLTPINNGHERGYRLTRQWYGEWRNRYPKQVIDVTESKQHDEKEELPQFMNC, encoded by the coding sequence GTGCTCTCCGTGCTCAATGCGGGGTTTGAACGTGGAGCTGTCATCGAAAGATTGGAAAAGGGCAAAGGCGATAAATTCGAGGTAAAAGCCTTCGAAGTTTTCGGGCCTAAAGCCTTTGCTGGAATTGAACGTCTAGCAGATACCTTAGCAGACCGAACCTTTGCCATCGTGTTGAAACGGGTATCGGATAGGATGCCTCGTTTCCGCGCTGATCGGCTCATGGAAGAGATAATTGAAATCCGTGAGCTTCTTTCCCTGTGGGTAGATGAACATGAGGCGGCTGTCATTTCGACTTATGCCAACTTGCCTACCACCTTGGAAGTGTTAAAAGGGTTTGATGACCGATTCCAAGACATTGCCGAACCTTTATGTACGTTGGCCATGCTTGCCGATCAAGAAAGACCTGAGGGACCTTCCATCCTGAGTAAGCTGGCAACCAGTCTTATTGCTTCTATCGTTCGCCGGGAACCAACCGGACGGGAGGGGGCATTCCAATTCTTTTTGGATTTGGTGGAACCGATTATTTCTCGTCGGCCTTACAAAGAAGAGGACACAGGAATGCGATTTATTTCAACACAACATTTATTGCAGAAATGCCAAGAACACCCTGATTTGTCATGGATTGAGAGCGGTGCGGCTTTAGCTGGGTTATTGCGGCGTTTTGATCTGACACCGATCAACAATGGCCACGAAAGAGGGTACCGATTGACCCGCCAATGGTACGGGGAATGGCGCAACCGATACCCCAAGCAAGTGATTGATGTGACCGAAAGTAAGCAGCATGACGAGAAAGAGGAGCTTCCTCAATTCATGAACTGTTAA
- a CDS encoding SIR2 family protein: protein MHSGYLRYEESYDKEIAIKLLEFFEYPKFFSYCKSISKQRYHTILSEELSLKKTTPVYERFCQIIQGINPSYILTTNVDGCLETSLEGCELIEKTDIERIIPQIKINKSFICKLHGSISSIESIVFTEEDYKELLSNNAYQNILKNILMESCVVFIGYSMADEYLMKIISENNDIKELFGDGPHFLVSSSDNNNLPISVKTIKYFNDIHADHRSSILVADIIKSKRNIVVTDDYAYVNKKSQYKSSYYISDVIPPGLWTSSYTFVVKGADEIERNMIVGTGFNNSELSSSVSTAMHDLVVGLICFDHIYLPLASITKIYNLFGSVLFWNLIEEDSLRFVAHQIDAAVIYPNKEDITGGDIGIVSILNQTASKPISGTEEIRKSLAAVPGYEDITEARFALLASKIESFENSPGVNIADVIRSSLLYPSVKELLGISDAVIPTSVPKWHVFSVLRVAHIIMAGVTCEKLNIPALKIHFGGNILAGVIFSAVAARNWAAEAASYVVTGRFSSDLGGAVLNDPGLMQGILKFRNTQNGMSLRKEILNELSVNEGGEVVTSIEAGLRHCLPNAILENARDELSSFLLAEKGSKVIPAIWGNPAHDDKALKLWRIRSDAEFKKFCNVNKIGAYDACPCGSGEKLKFCCSNSFNLN from the coding sequence ATGCACAGTGGTTATCTACGATATGAAGAAAGCTATGATAAAGAAATAGCAATTAAATTATTAGAATTTTTTGAATACCCTAAGTTTTTTTCATATTGCAAATCAATATCGAAACAAAGATATCATACTATTTTATCTGAAGAATTATCCCTTAAAAAAACCACTCCTGTATACGAAAGATTTTGTCAAATTATTCAGGGCATAAATCCATCCTATATATTAACCACGAATGTTGATGGATGTTTAGAAACAAGCCTAGAAGGTTGTGAGTTAATTGAAAAAACCGATATCGAAAGAATAATACCTCAAATCAAAATTAATAAATCATTTATTTGTAAGTTGCACGGTTCGATAAGCTCTATTGAGTCGATTGTCTTTACAGAGGAAGATTATAAAGAATTGTTATCTAATAATGCTTATCAAAATATTTTAAAAAATATTTTGATGGAGTCATGCGTTGTCTTTATTGGGTATAGTATGGCTGATGAATATTTAATGAAAATTATATCGGAGAATAACGATATTAAAGAGTTATTTGGTGATGGCCCGCATTTTCTTGTTTCATCTAGCGATAACAATAATTTACCAATAAGCGTTAAAACTATTAAATACTTCAATGATATCCATGCAGACCATAGGTCCTCTATTCTTGTGGCCGACATAATCAAATCAAAACGTAATATAGTAGTTACTGATGATTATGCTTATGTTAATAAAAAATCTCAGTACAAAAGCTCATATTATATCTCTGACGTTATTCCACCTGGACTTTGGACAAGCTCTTATACTTTTGTAGTAAAAGGTGCTGATGAAATTGAGAGAAATATGATTGTCGGTACTGGGTTTAATAATAGTGAGCTCAGTTCATCTGTGTCCACTGCAATGCACGATTTAGTAGTTGGGCTTATTTGCTTTGATCATATATATCTTCCGTTGGCATCAATCACCAAAATTTATAATCTGTTTGGTTCAGTATTATTTTGGAATTTAATAGAAGAAGACTCTCTTAGATTCGTGGCTCACCAGATTGATGCAGCGGTTATATATCCTAATAAAGAAGATATAACTGGGGGTGACATTGGGATAGTCTCAATATTGAATCAAACTGCATCTAAACCTATTTCGGGTACAGAAGAAATTCGAAAAAGTTTAGCTGCTGTACCAGGGTACGAGGACATTACTGAGGCAAGATTTGCATTATTAGCGTCCAAAATAGAAAGTTTCGAAAACAGCCCAGGTGTGAACATTGCCGATGTAATAAGAAGTAGCCTTTTATATCCTAGTGTAAAAGAATTACTTGGCATTAGTGATGCAGTTATTCCAACCAGCGTTCCAAAGTGGCATGTATTTTCTGTTTTGAGAGTTGCACATATTATTATGGCTGGTGTGACTTGTGAAAAACTTAATATCCCAGCGTTGAAAATACACTTTGGCGGAAATATTTTGGCAGGAGTTATATTTTCTGCTGTCGCAGCAAGGAATTGGGCAGCGGAAGCGGCGAGTTACGTTGTGACTGGAAGGTTTTCATCTGACCTTGGTGGTGCTGTATTGAATGATCCTGGTTTAATGCAAGGAATATTGAAATTTAGAAACACACAAAATGGTATGTCGCTTAGAAAAGAAATATTAAATGAGTTATCTGTGAATGAAGGGGGTGAGGTAGTGACTTCAATTGAGGCTGGTTTGAGGCATTGTCTCCCTAATGCTATTTTAGAAAATGCGCGTGATGAATTGTCGAGTTTTCTTTTGGCAGAAAAAGGTTCAAAAGTAATTCCAGCTATATGGGGTAACCCTGCTCATGATGACAAAGCATTAAAGCTTTGGCGTATAAGAAGTGATGCAGAGTTTAAGAAATTTTGCAATGTAAATAAAATAGGTGCATATGATGCTTGTCCTTGCGGTTCAGGCGAAAAGTTAAAATTTTGTTGTTCTAATTCATTTAACTTAAATTAA
- a CDS encoding IS30 family transposase: MKRRPRIYYTEEQKALMWDRWKKGESLESIARLFDRHHPSIERILREHGGIRPPERRRSSCALTLAEREEISRGIATGCSIRSIAASLNRAPSTISREIKRNHGQGGYRASQADQAAWARAHRPKTCKLVENRALARIVARKLQLEWSPEQIAGWLKHTYPDDERYQVSHETIYRSLFIQARGALKKELMQHLRRTRMMRRSRHHTQKTEEHGRITDTVSIRERPASAADRALPGHWEGDLLFGSHNSQMATLVERHTRYLMLVKVDSKDTETVINALIKQAHKLPRELYKSLTWDRGKEMADHKRFTLATDIKVYFCDPHNPWQRGSNENTNGLLRQYFPKGMDLSRVPQAKLNAVARRLNERPRKTLNFETPAERFNPCVAATG, translated from the coding sequence ATGAAGCGGCGCCCAAGGATTTATTACACAGAAGAACAAAAGGCCTTAATGTGGGATCGCTGGAAGAAAGGTGAATCTCTGGAGTCGATTGCGCGGTTATTTGATCGGCATCATCCGTCGATTGAACGTATCCTTCGAGAGCATGGGGGGATACGCCCGCCAGAGCGTCGACGATCATCATGCGCACTAACCCTGGCGGAGCGGGAGGAAATATCACGCGGCATAGCTACAGGTTGCTCCATTCGTTCCATCGCAGCCTCCCTGAATCGTGCGCCTTCGACCATCAGTCGGGAAATCAAACGCAACCATGGGCAAGGCGGTTACCGGGCAAGTCAGGCTGATCAGGCGGCCTGGGCTCGGGCCCATCGCCCCAAAACCTGTAAACTAGTAGAGAACCGTGCACTGGCTCGAATCGTAGCCAGGAAGCTACAATTGGAGTGGTCACCCGAGCAGATTGCCGGTTGGCTTAAGCACACCTATCCGGACGATGAACGTTACCAGGTGTCCCACGAGACGATCTATAGGAGCCTATTCATCCAGGCACGTGGTGCCTTGAAGAAAGAGTTGATGCAGCATTTGAGGCGCACACGAATGATGCGTCGTTCACGCCACCACACACAAAAAACGGAGGAGCACGGCCGGATTACCGACACCGTATCGATCCGTGAGCGGCCTGCCTCTGCGGCAGACCGAGCCTTACCGGGACACTGGGAGGGTGATCTGCTATTCGGTAGTCATAACAGCCAGATGGCGACGCTGGTCGAACGTCATACACGCTACCTGATGCTGGTCAAAGTCGACAGCAAAGACACCGAGACGGTGATCAATGCCTTGATCAAGCAAGCGCATAAGTTACCTCGGGAGCTTTACAAGTCACTCACCTGGGACCGAGGCAAAGAGATGGCCGACCATAAACGCTTCACGCTGGCGACCGACATAAAGGTATACTTTTGTGATCCACACAATCCCTGGCAGCGAGGGTCCAACGAAAATACCAATGGTCTGTTAAGGCAATACTTCCCGAAAGGAATGGATCTGTCGAGAGTTCCACAAGCCAAGCTAAACGCCGTTGCACGGCGTCTCAACGAACGACCAAGAAAAACGTTAAACTTTGAAACACCTGCTGAACGATTTAACCCATGTGTTGCAGCGACCGGTTGA
- a CDS encoding helix-turn-helix domain-containing protein, whose amino-acid sequence MKQPSHSPVESRLVSEQEAAQYLGISYWTVRNLRFRGELPSIKIHRRILIDRQDLDAYISSLKKVEGP is encoded by the coding sequence ATGAAACAACCCAGCCATAGTCCTGTGGAGTCTCGATTGGTATCCGAACAGGAAGCCGCTCAGTATCTTGGCATCTCCTATTGGACGGTTCGAAACTTGCGGTTTCGGGGAGAACTCCCTTCCATCAAAATTCATCGCCGGATTCTCATTGATCGGCAAGACCTGGATGCCTACATTTCCAGTCTCAAAAAGGTGGAGGGGCCTTGA
- a CDS encoding IS3 family transposase (programmed frameshift) translates to MARRSRRNHSPAFKAKVALAAVKGERTLAELAEQFDVHPNQIQDWKKQLLSKAEHVFGASLVAAADHEQVQQKLHAKIGQLTMEKDFLGHRARTRPMTERKAMLKAQQGLSVTRQCQLLAVPRSSAYARPQDVSAADLVLMRQLDELYLKWPFYGSRRLCVELQQQGHRVNRKRVQRLMRKMGIRAIYPKPRTSQPGLGHKIYPYLLRGLRIERPNQVWASDICYIPMAKGFMYLTAIIDWYSRRVLAWRVSNTLETDACVEALEEALLRYGAPEIFNTDQGAQYTSEAFTATLKDRGVQISMDGKGRWVDNVFVERLWRSVKYEDVYLRAYETPAALRAGLTGYFTFYNTERRHQSLNRQTPDTVYWAGPMATKAA, encoded by the exons ATGGCACGACGATCCCGACGGAATCATTCCCCAGCGTTTAAGGCCAAGGTGGCCTTGGCCGCCGTCAAGGGCGAACGCACGTTGGCGGAATTGGCCGAGCAGTTTGACGTACATCCGAATCAGATCCAAGATTGGAAGAAGCAGCTGCTGAGCAAGGCAGAACATGTTTTTGGCGCCAGTCTCGTTGCTGCTGCCGACCATGAACAGGTCCAGCAGAAGCTGCATGCCAAGATTGGCCAGCTGACCATGGAGAAGGATTTTTTAG GCCACCGCGCTCGGACCCGGCCGATGACTGAGCGCAAAGCGATGCTCAAGGCCCAGCAAGGACTTTCGGTGACTCGTCAATGTCAGCTGTTAGCCGTGCCGCGTTCGAGTGCCTATGCACGGCCCCAGGATGTCTCAGCGGCAGACCTTGTTTTGATGCGCCAACTCGACGAGCTCTATCTGAAATGGCCGTTCTATGGCAGCCGTCGCCTGTGTGTTGAGCTTCAACAACAGGGCCATAGAGTGAATCGTAAACGCGTTCAACGGTTGATGCGCAAGATGGGGATCCGAGCGATTTACCCGAAGCCGCGAACGAGTCAACCAGGACTGGGGCACAAAATTTATCCCTACTTATTAAGAGGCCTGAGAATTGAACGTCCAAACCAGGTGTGGGCGAGTGATATCTGTTATATCCCGATGGCCAAGGGGTTCATGTATCTCACCGCCATCATAGACTGGTACTCACGTCGGGTGTTGGCGTGGCGCGTTTCGAATACGCTGGAAACGGATGCCTGTGTGGAGGCGCTGGAAGAAGCCCTCTTGCGCTATGGGGCGCCAGAGATCTTCAATACGGATCAGGGTGCCCAATATACCAGTGAGGCATTCACCGCGACACTCAAAGATCGTGGGGTGCAAATCAGTATGGATGGTAAGGGGCGTTGGGTCGACAACGTATTCGTCGAACGACTATGGCGCAGTGTGAAGTATGAGGACGTGTACCTGCGAGCCTATGAGACGCCCGCAGCGCTACGGGCTGGGCTGACTGGCTATTTCACGTTCTATAACACGGAACGCCGTCACCAGTCCTTGAATCGACAGACACCGGATACCGTATATTGGGCAGGTCCAATGGCAACGAAGGCGGCATAA
- a CDS encoding transposase: MKRTRRHHSREFKQEAIALVVEHGYSCAAAGRSLGVSGALIGRWKDELETHKAEAFPGQRKRPTEQQRIHELESENRRLRMERDILKKATAFFAKESA; this comes from the coding sequence ATGAAGCGAACACGCAGGCATCACAGTCGGGAATTTAAGCAGGAAGCAATCGCGTTAGTGGTGGAACATGGCTACAGTTGTGCGGCCGCTGGGCGAAGTTTAGGCGTGAGTGGCGCGTTGATTGGGCGGTGGAAGGACGAACTGGAAACCCATAAGGCAGAAGCTTTTCCCGGACAAAGGAAACGCCCCACCGAGCAACAACGGATCCATGAGCTCGAATCGGAGAATCGTCGGCTGCGGATGGAGCGCGACATCTTAAAAAAAGCTACGGCCTTCTTTGCCAAGGAAAGCGCATGA
- a CDS encoding helix-turn-helix domain-containing protein: MGKSVATKEQTYYQIITIQEASQYTGLAVKTLYAMVSQRRIPHVKVGRLLRFDVGLLNQWLQEQTVLPMPTKIV; encoded by the coding sequence GTGGGAAAATCAGTAGCAACAAAAGAGCAGACATATTACCAAATCATCACCATTCAGGAAGCTTCCCAGTATACAGGGTTAGCAGTCAAAACTTTGTATGCCATGGTCAGTCAAAGACGGATTCCTCATGTCAAAGTAGGACGGTTACTTCGGTTTGATGTGGGACTACTGAATCAATGGCTACAGGAGCAAACAGTATTGCCGATGCCAACAAAGATAGTTTGA
- a CDS encoding glycosyltransferase family 2 protein, whose protein sequence is MFKLKVSIITPVFNGSEFLEATIDSVISQTYGEWEMLLVDDVSTDNSWDVIQSFVEKDARIKGWRLPSNSGAAKARNFAIKQATGRFIAFLDDDDLWLPEKLQKQVEFSLANSAVITHTNYEYMDASGKRLGKVIRAHKDVTYQEMLTCNYIGCLTAMYDTDKIGSKIYMPDISKRQDYALWLNILRRGHHAYGLNEMLALYRTGGNSLSKNKLSSAMYTFKVLTEIEGISRLKAIHYFVKHLMLGIRKYYLS, encoded by the coding sequence ATGTTTAAACTAAAGGTCTCTATCATCACTCCGGTTTTTAATGGTAGTGAATTTTTGGAGGCCACCATTGATTCGGTTATATCTCAAACATATGGGGAGTGGGAGATGCTTCTAGTTGATGATGTTTCAACAGACAATTCCTGGGACGTTATACAGTCATTCGTGGAGAAGGACGCGAGAATAAAAGGTTGGCGCCTTCCCAGTAATTCAGGTGCCGCGAAAGCGAGAAATTTTGCCATTAAGCAAGCTACCGGGCGTTTCATTGCATTCCTTGACGACGATGACCTTTGGCTGCCTGAAAAGTTGCAAAAGCAAGTTGAATTTTCATTGGCAAATTCAGCGGTTATTACTCATACTAATTACGAATATATGGATGCATCAGGAAAACGACTTGGAAAAGTTATTCGGGCCCATAAAGATGTAACCTATCAGGAAATGCTAACTTGTAATTACATCGGGTGTCTCACAGCGATGTATGATACAGATAAGATTGGAAGCAAAATTTATATGCCTGATATTTCAAAACGTCAAGATTATGCTTTGTGGCTCAATATTCTGAGAAGGGGGCATCATGCTTATGGCTTAAATGAAATGTTGGCATTGTATAGAACCGGCGGGAATTCATTATCAAAGAATAAGTTGAGTTCTGCTATGTACACGTTTAAAGTGCTGACAGAAATTGAGGGAATTTCAAGGTTGAAAGCCATTCACTATTTTGTGAAGCATTTAATGTTAGGGATAAGGAAATATTATTTGTCATAG
- a CDS encoding tyrosine-type recombinase/integrase, producing MGLTKRKDGYYVEFRVVDDDKVLSLSPGGAIGRMKRWKTGTLNKKVAKQWEAKIKTDLLMGKIPSSHGKVFGFKEWGEQYLKLEEVRSLRSYQDRVEIVRLQLIPFFGSKALNEIKPEHVEAYRQQRKLRNGELPSLQTINNDHTVLKHVLSLAERRGLIEVNVAKKVRMPDPKNERDRVLSQEEWVKLYEQAGPRLKPILLIAYHLGMRLGEILNLTWEQVDLQRGFIILSERDTKNGESRLVPLTANVRHALTDLFKVRSLLTNKVFLYNGRSLGSIKKAFKTALEDAGIQNFRFHDLRHCAATNLRRAGVDTVTAMKIVGHKSEKMYKRYNNVNEEDLLKASAKLNTLITPAHLPSLKESVTC from the coding sequence ATGGGACTCACAAAAAGGAAGGACGGGTATTACGTGGAGTTTCGCGTAGTCGATGATGACAAAGTATTGTCACTGTCTCCTGGTGGGGCAATTGGAAGGATGAAACGATGGAAGACAGGTACTTTAAATAAAAAGGTGGCTAAACAATGGGAAGCTAAAATCAAAACTGATCTGTTAATGGGTAAAATCCCCTCCTCCCATGGAAAGGTTTTCGGTTTTAAGGAATGGGGAGAACAATATTTAAAACTAGAAGAAGTGAGGAGCCTCCGATCATATCAAGATCGTGTGGAAATTGTGCGGTTGCAATTGATTCCCTTTTTTGGGTCCAAGGCATTAAATGAAATTAAACCTGAGCATGTTGAAGCCTATCGCCAACAACGGAAACTCCGAAATGGAGAGTTGCCAAGTCTCCAAACCATTAACAACGATCATACGGTATTAAAGCATGTGTTAAGCCTTGCTGAACGGAGGGGATTGATCGAAGTGAATGTTGCTAAGAAAGTCAGAATGCCTGATCCTAAGAATGAGAGGGACAGGGTTTTAAGTCAAGAGGAGTGGGTCAAGCTCTATGAGCAAGCCGGTCCTCGACTGAAACCCATTCTCCTTATTGCCTATCATCTGGGAATGCGGTTGGGAGAGATTCTCAATCTGACTTGGGAGCAGGTTGACCTGCAAAGAGGATTTATCATCTTATCGGAGAGAGACACCAAAAACGGGGAGTCTCGCCTGGTGCCGTTGACGGCCAATGTCCGACATGCTCTGACAGATTTATTTAAGGTGAGGAGTCTATTAACCAATAAGGTATTTTTGTATAATGGGCGGAGCCTCGGTTCGATTAAAAAAGCATTTAAAACTGCTTTAGAGGATGCCGGGATTCAGAACTTTCGATTCCATGACCTGAGACATTGTGCTGCTACGAATCTCAGGAGAGCGGGGGTAGATACGGTGACAGCTATGAAGATTGTGGGTCACAAATCGGAGAAGATGTATAAGCGGTACAACAACGTAAACGAAGAAGATTTGCTGAAGGCATCTGCTAAACTTAACACCCTAATAACACCTGCCCATTTACCTTCTCTGAAGGAATCTGTAACATGTTGA
- a CDS encoding helix-turn-helix transcriptional regulator, with product MNLKALREQRGLSVRKLGELAGVHYVSIVKMETGKLDPRLSTLQRVSRALSVTVSELIGEQPLTKGGKSDGTHKKEGRVLRGVSRSR from the coding sequence ATGAATCTTAAGGCATTACGGGAGCAAAGAGGGTTATCTGTGCGGAAGCTGGGAGAACTGGCGGGGGTTCACTATGTCTCAATTGTCAAAATGGAGACAGGCAAGTTGGATCCTCGCCTTTCGACCCTTCAACGTGTGTCACGTGCTCTTAGTGTGACCGTATCGGAGTTAATCGGGGAACAACCATTAACCAAAGGAGGGAAATCAGATGGGACTCACAAAAAGGAAGGACGGGTATTACGTGGAGTTTCGCGTAGTCGATGA
- a CDS encoding site-specific integrase, translating to MGRVYQRGHTWWIQYYHQGQLFRESSRSAQKSVATAFLKKREGEVVDGRLPNLQADRTTFEDLTNLLIQDYRNNGRKTLTRVEQLVSHLKESFAKFRAHDITSPHLSRYIERRQQEKAAPATINRELAALKRMFNLAIKQTPPLVKPYTIPHIPKLKENNIRTGFFTHEEYQLLRGRLSDYLKIPFIIAYWTGMRSGEILGLQWDHVDLEKGWIRLDPGTTKNGEGRIIPLANEVTHGLRQWWRESRLKYPYCPWVCHYKGTWLRRIPKRTWKEACDKAHMPEKLFHDLRRTGVRNLIRSGISERVAMDISGHRTRSVFDRYNIVSEADLVQAKDKLNTLSTISSTMGKEKEGETAVSC from the coding sequence ATGGGAAGGGTCTACCAAAGAGGGCACACGTGGTGGATACAATATTACCACCAGGGACAATTGTTTAGGGAAAGTAGCCGTTCCGCTCAAAAATCAGTTGCGACGGCGTTCTTAAAAAAACGGGAAGGTGAAGTCGTCGATGGCCGGTTGCCAAATTTACAGGCTGATCGAACCACGTTCGAGGATCTGACCAACCTACTGATACAAGATTACCGCAATAATGGCCGGAAGACCCTCACCCGAGTCGAACAACTCGTTTCTCATCTCAAGGAATCCTTTGCCAAGTTTCGAGCCCACGATATAACGAGCCCTCACCTTTCGAGATATATCGAAAGACGACAACAGGAAAAAGCCGCTCCTGCCACTATAAATCGTGAATTGGCCGCCCTCAAACGCATGTTTAATTTAGCAATCAAACAAACCCCACCTCTCGTAAAGCCCTATACCATCCCCCACATCCCGAAACTCAAGGAAAACAATATTCGGACCGGGTTTTTTACGCATGAAGAGTATCAGTTACTCCGGGGCCGTTTATCCGATTACCTCAAAATTCCCTTCATCATTGCCTATTGGACGGGGATGCGATCAGGAGAGATTCTTGGTCTTCAATGGGATCACGTTGATCTCGAAAAGGGGTGGATCCGATTAGACCCCGGTACCACCAAAAATGGGGAGGGACGAATCATTCCCTTGGCTAATGAGGTCACCCATGGTCTCAGGCAATGGTGGCGAGAATCCCGCCTGAAATACCCTTATTGCCCGTGGGTGTGCCATTACAAAGGAACCTGGTTACGGAGAATACCCAAGAGAACATGGAAAGAGGCCTGTGACAAGGCCCATATGCCAGAGAAACTGTTTCATGACTTACGAAGGACAGGCGTTCGAAACCTCATCCGGTCCGGCATTTCTGAACGAGTGGCTATGGATATTTCTGGCCATCGGACCCGATCCGTCTTTGACCGCTACAATATTGTGAGTGAGGCAGACCTGGTTCAGGCTAAGGACAAATTGAACACCTTGAGCACAATTTCGAGCACAATGGGGAAGGAGAAGGAGGGAGAGACCGCCGTAAGTTGTTGA
- a CDS encoding recombinase family protein has product MQVALYARVSTGSQDPEVQLGALRQHCEQRGFTIVEEFIDKGVSGAKEKRPSLDRLNKTAWHGQFQAVLVWRFDQFARSVKHLLSTLENFRSLNIHFISLQEQFDTSTPIGHAMFTIIGAMAHLERDIIRDRVKAGLDRAKARGIRLGRPPVAKNISYIVFLHREGLSIPAIARKLKCSRSTIRRRLREAHHETTQP; this is encoded by the coding sequence ATGCAAGTGGCCTTATATGCACGTGTGAGTACCGGGAGCCAAGATCCTGAGGTTCAATTAGGAGCCCTTCGGCAGCATTGCGAGCAGCGAGGATTCACGATTGTGGAGGAATTTATTGACAAGGGGGTGTCGGGGGCAAAAGAAAAACGTCCCAGCTTAGATCGACTGAATAAGACCGCCTGGCATGGACAGTTTCAAGCGGTTCTGGTCTGGCGGTTTGATCAGTTTGCCCGTTCGGTCAAACATCTGCTCTCGACATTAGAAAATTTCCGATCTTTAAATATCCATTTTATTTCGCTCCAGGAACAATTCGATACCTCCACGCCCATTGGCCACGCCATGTTTACCATTATCGGCGCGATGGCCCATCTTGAACGGGATATTATTCGCGATCGCGTCAAGGCTGGATTAGACCGAGCCAAAGCCCGTGGGATTCGGTTAGGCCGACCGCCCGTCGCAAAAAATATTTCTTATATTGTCTTTTTGCATCGGGAAGGCCTGTCTATTCCGGCCATCGCTCGGAAGTTGAAGTGTAGTCGGTCCACCATTCGCCGTCGTCTTCGAGAGGCCCATCATGAAACAACCCAGCCATAG